GCGCACAGGCGGCCGCCGGGCCTTCGGCCAGGGCGGTGTTGTCGATGCTAAACGCGCTTGCGGCCACGCGCACGGTCTGGCCGGAGGGCAGGGTTTCGGGCAGCGAGGGGTTGAGCTGGCGCAGTTCGGCCACGGGCATGTTCGCCCGGCGGGCCAGGGCCCACCAGGTTTCGCCGGCCTGGGCGGTGACGGTCTGCAAGCCGCTCGACGGATAGTTGCCAGGGGTTTTCAGGTAGGCCAGGGCGATCGGTTCCTTGGCCACGGGCACGTAGACGTTGACCGTGGCGTCTGGGGGGCTGACCATGCGGCGAAAGCCGGGGTTGTATTCGCGGAACTGATCCCAACTCAGGCCGCAGGCCTGGGCCAGGGCGGCCAGATCCGTGCCGCCGGGAGCGGGCACTTCCTTGAGGTTGGGGCCGGCCTGCCAGTTGACCTTGTGGAAGCCGAGCGTCTGGAGATTCTGGAAGATCTTCAGTACCGCCAGGAACTTGGGCACGTAATGGCGGGTTTCGGCCTTGAGCAGCTTGGGGTCCTTGGCGATGTCGAAGAAGTCGCACTGGCCGCTTGCGGCCATGACCCGCGAGATCTTGCCTTCACCGGCGTTGTAGGCGGCCAGGGCCAGGTTCCAGTCGCCGAACATCTGGTAGAGTTTGCTCAGGTACTTGGCGGCGGCCACTGTGGATTTGTACGGGTCGCGGCGTTCGTCGACCCACCAGTCCACGGTCAGGCCGAAGCGGCGGGCGGTGTAGGGCATGAATTGCCACATGCCGCCGGCGCCGACCGGCGAATAGGCCATGGTGCTGTAACCGGATTCGATGAACGGAAGGACTATGAGGTCGGGAGGCAGGTTGTAGCTGGCCAGAACGGCCCGCACATAGGGCAGGTAGGGCTGGGCCCGGGTCAGCCATTTGTCCATGGTGCCGCGCTTGTCCATGGAGAAATACTGGAGGAACATCTGGACTTCCTCGTTGTCGGCCACGTCCAGATTGAACTGGATGGCGCCGCGCGAGGCCAGGGCTTCCTTTTCCTGCTTGGTCAGGGGGCGGCCGCGCTTGAGATCCTTGAGAATCTGGGTGGTGTCCCAGACTTCGGGCTCAAGATTGGCGCGCATATCGTTGTTTTTTTCGTATTTGTTTCCGGCGCAGCCGGACAGGACGAGCAGAACCGGCAGGATGGCAAAGAGGATATAACGGGCCATGCGGCTTTTCTCCAGGCGAAGGGAGCCGTCAGCCGGAAGGCGGCCGCGGCGGCGCTTTGGCAAAGGGATGCTTAACTGCGCTGATTTTTTAACGATTAGCGGATTGATAGACCAAAGTTGATGAAATTGCAAGGAAAAAAAAGCTTGTGGTTCCGGTCGCTTTGGGCCAAGAGGTGCCATGAGCCGGCATGACCGTAACAATCGTTTTTCGTCCGCGCCCCACTCGGGCGCAGCGCCGGAGCCCGGCGAACTGCTGCCCGGCCGCAAACCCGTGCGCGAACTTCTGGCCGAACGCCCGCGCGGCATCGACGACGTGCTGTTGCGCCAGGGCCTTCGCGGCCCGGACATCGACGCCATTGTCGCCGCCTGCCGCGAGGCCCGCGTGCGCTTCCGGTTCGTGGCGGCGGCCGACCTGGACCGGCTTTGTCCCGGCAATCATCAGGGCGTTGTGGCGAGGCTCGCCGCCGGCGAGCTGACCAGTCTCGATGACGTGCTGGCCGCGACCCGGGCCGCGCCGTTGCCGGTGGCCGTGGCCCTCGACCGGGTGCAGGACCCGGGCAACGTGGGCACGCTGGCCAGAACGCTTTTCGCCCTGGGCGGCGGCGGCATCCTTTTGCCCCGCCACGAGGGGGCGCGGCTTGGGCCGGGGGCGGCCAAGGCCTCGGCCGGAACGCTGGCCCGGCTGCCGGTGGCCAAGGTGACCAACCTGGCCCAGGCGCTGGATGCGGCCATCGAGGCGGGGTTTTCCATCGTCGGCGCGGCCGGGGAGCCGGAGGCGGACAATGCGCTTGAGGCCACGGCCGATTTCCCGCTGATCCTGGTGCTCGGCAACGAGGACGAGGGCATCCGGCAGGGGATACGCAAACGCTGCGGCCGGCTGTGGCGCATTCCCCAGGCCAGGCCCATCGATTCCCTGAACGTGGCCCAGGCCGGGGCGATCATTCTGGGGCGTCTGGCGGCGCTGAGGCGCTAGGCCGTCCGAGGTCTTCCTCGCGGCAGGTGGCCAGGGAAGCGCGCCGCAGCCGTTTGACCAGCCAGGGCGCTTCCCAATCGGGCGGGGCGCAGAAGGCGGCGTCCGGCAGGACAACCCGCCAGGCGTGCAGCCGCATGGGCGGCGGACCGCCGCCGTATTTCGGGTCGCCGACGATGGGGGCGCCGCGCGAGGCGAGCTGGGCCCGGATCTGCTGGGTGCGGCCCGTCTCAAGCCGGACCTCGACCAGGCTGGCCGTGTCCATCACCCCCAAAAGCCGCACCTTGCACACCGCATCCTTGCCGCCCGCGGACGGCTCCACCCGTTCGCGTCCCGGGCCGCCTTCCTTGGCCAGCCGGTCGCGCAACGTCACCCAATCGTTGGCTTCGCCAAGCGTCCATTCGCCCCAGACCCAGGCGAGGTAATCCTTGTGGGCCGTGCCCGTGGTCATGGCCTCGTGGATGGCGCGCAGGGCGCGGTAGGACTTGGCCACGAGGAGCACGCCGGTGGTGTCGCGGTCGAGCCGGTGGGCCGGTGTGGGGCGGAACGGGGCGTCGGGGTAGCGCGCGCGCAGGATGCTGGTCAGGGCGAAGGGATGGCCGGAGCCGGGATGGACGGGCAGGCCGGCCGGCTTGACGATGACGAGGATCTCGTCGTCCTCGTGGAGGATGTCCAGATCGTGGCCGCGCGGCGCAGCCGTCTTCGCCGGCGAGTTGCGCGGCTCCTTGATCTCGTAGGGCGGCATGCGCACGATCTGGCCGGCGGCCACACGGTCGAAGGGCTTGCAGCGCTTGCCGTCGATCCTGACTTGCCCGGTGCGGATGAATTTCTGCAAGGCGGTAGGGGGCACCGCGCCGTCCAGACGCCGGGCGAGATATTGGAGGAGCTTTTGCCCTCCCTCGGCCTCGGCCACGGTGAAATTTTGCACGGGTGTTTTCATCGTACCACCGGGGCTACGGATTCTCCCCCTTGAAAGTTTTTCGGGAGGGGAGCGCGAGGGGAACCCCTTTTTACAAAAAGGGGTTCCCCTCGCACCTTCTTTACCGCCTCCACTTCCACCTACGGCGCAAGCTTGAAGCGGCCGGAGTCCACGATGAGCATGATCATGGAGTCCGGGCCCAGTCCGTTATGGTCCTGGGAGGAGAGGTTGTAGACGCCGGAGACGCCGACCACGTGGTGGAGGTTTTCCAGGGCCTCGCGCAGGGCTTCGGGGTCGGCTTTGCCGGCCTTTTCCAGGCCGGCGCGCAGGAGGGTCAGGGCGTCGTAGGCGTAGCCGGAGTGGGTGTTGAGCGGGAATTTTTCCTGGATGCCGGCGTCGTTGTAGGCCTTGATGAAGGCCTCGATGACGATTTTCTGCGGGTCTTCGTCGGGCAGGGTTTCCGGGGCCATGAGCTTGGTGCCGGGCATGACCGTGCCGCCGGCGGCCTCGCCGGCCAGCTTCAGGTAATTGGGGCCGGGCTGGCCGTGGCATTCGACGAGCAGGGGGCGTTCGCCGGGCAGGGAGGCGAAGTTCTTGGCGGCGATGGCCCCGGCCGGGCCGATGGTCCAGACCACCACGGCCTGGGGCTTGGCGGCCTGCAGCTTGAAGGCCTGGGCCGAGAAATCCGTGCCCTTGGGATCGAAGGTTTCCGAGGCGATGATGTCGATGCCGAATTTGGAGGCGTTTTGCTTCAGCTCCGTCAGGCCGTCCTGGCCAAAAGCGTCCTTGGAGCTCATGACCGCGATCTTCGAGATGTTTTTGCCTTTGAGGTACTCGTAGATCTTGGCCACGGCCGTGGCGGTGCGCTGGGGGGCCTTGAAGGTCCAGTCGTAGGGGCCGAACTTGCCGCCGGCGATGACCGCGTCGCCGCCCACGGTCATGATGACCGGGACGTGCTTTTCCTCGGTGTATTTCTTGACGGCCAAGCCTTCGCCGGTGGAGGTCGGACCGACAATGGCCAGCACGTGGTCGCCCTCGACGAGCTTTCTGGCCTCGCGCAGGGCCACGTCCGGGGAGGACTCGGTGTCGTAGGCGATCAGCTTGAGCGGCCGGCCCAGGATACCGCCCATGGCGTTGATCTGTTTGACGGTCATTTCGGCCACGAGCTTGCTCGGGGTGCCGACCACGGCGGCCGGGCCGGACTGGGCGAAAAGCCCACCGATGACGATGGGGTCGCCGGTTGGGGCCGGGTGCTGTTCGGCCGGCTGCGCCGTGGCGGCGGGGGCCGGGCTCTGGCCGGCCTGCTGGGCCGCGGCGACAGCGGGTACAAGGAGCAATGCTGCGAGCAGCATGAGAATTTTGGCCATGCGGAAGCCTCCGGGGCGGATTGGTCTTGGCGAAAGCAGCCAGGAATTTTTACCGCAACCGGGGGCGAAGTAAATCATTTTTGCAAGGGGAAGGGGAAGGCGCCCGCCCGCCCCCGGGACAGGCGGGCGGGCGCATGGCCGGCGGCGGTGCTAGACGAGAAAGGGAAGGACTTTGCCGACACGCTGCAACACGTCGATGATCGTCGTGATGACGGTCGTCGCCATGCTGATCTTGTCCGCGTATCCCTTGAGTTTTTGTTTGAAGTCTTCCAATCCCTTGTTGGCAGTGTAAAATGCGTCAAAAATGCCGAGAAGTTGTTTGCTGTTTAACGTCAGCAGGATGCCGGCAAGTTTGCTGAGCTGGTCATTGCACATCTTGCCGCTTAAATAGACGCTGTCCTCGGTGAGATAATTACCACCCATCGCTCGGTGGACGACTTGAAGAAGCCGGGATGTCTCCCGCACATATTCGGCGGGATCGCTGCGAAGCGTATTCTCATTTTCCTTGAGGTAAGACTCGTAGGCGTCGATGGCCTGGATGATGCTTTTCGCGGCGTTTTCGCTTGCATATTTCGATTCCAGAATGCCTCGTGTTTCCAGAAGCTTATTCGAAAGCGACGCGCTTGAGGATTTCGCGGCGAGGAGGGCATTGGCCGGGGTGTAGTCCCGGATCAAGGCGACAAGCTTGCGTACCTCGGCCGGGAGTTGCTGCGTCTGCGCGTCGGCGCCAATCTCCCCATGGAGACTGCGTATGGTTTCGATATCCGTGGCCAGATTCGTGTACAGGGTGACAAGCGTGTCGATGTCGAGCGTCATGGCGTCATCCTCCCCTGGTTAAAGGGATGCTTTCGCGAACACGGTCTCAAACTGCTCAAGCTGCGCGGCGACAATGCCGAGTGCCCTGGCCAGGGTCTCCGTTTTTTTGTCCGTGATCGCTACGGGCAGGCTTGTAACGGCCGTTTCGTAAGCATCAAGGGCTTGTCGCAGGGCGGCGAGACTTTCGCAGGCCCTATCGCGTTTGTAGCGATAGGAATAGGCGGTCTTGCGGTTGGCCAAGATGTCGGCCGGTTTTGTGGCGAGCATGGCGGCCCTGTCGGCGGCATCCATGTATTGCTGCAAATTATCGCAGATCTGTTGACTGACTACCACGGCCACCGGCTTTTTCTGGTCTGGAACGCTGGCGCAGTATTGGGAGGAATCGGTCGTATCGCCACAGGTCCCTAGTTCATCTTTCAGGACTTCAACGAACGTAACGATATAAGGCGTGACATTCGCCAAAGATTCCCGGGCGATTTTTTGCTTTTTCTTCTCAAGAAACCAGTCGGCGATTTTGTTCGCTGCCGTGGCGACGGTATCCTTTGTTATGGTCTCGGGCAGGGTTACATTGGGAAGGATTTTATCCTTAAACGACTGGAGCACACCTGCCAGGTCGGTGATATTTGTTTCAAAACTGGAATTGATATCATCGGACATGATGTATTTAAGGTTCTGGGCGTATTTCTTCAATGTCGTGAAAAGCAATTTTCTGAAGGTAAGCTCTTGTGAAGGAAGGTAGCTCAGTTGATAATGAAGGATGCTGATGTTTTTATCGATGCTGGCAAGGTATTGATCCTTCTGAAAATTCTCGTGAAGATCAAACATATAACCGTAGAACTTCATGGTGTCGTCGGACAGTCTGTCCGTGTTGGTGGAAAAACTGCTGAGTTGCGTAAGCGAGGCCTTGGAGGCACACCCGCCCAGAAGAAAGAGCAGCAATCCGAAGGCAATGAGGAAGGCGTGATTTGTAAGACGATGGGGGTTGAACCTGCATGCGACCATGGCAAGACCCTCCTTCGGGCTATGCGGCACGCCCAGCGGTTTGGAAACTATTCATTAATATTTAGGCCTTGATATACGGATATAAAATACAAAACGGAAATTTTCGTCAATAAAAAAAGAAATTATTTATAAGATATAGGATAAAAACGTTTATTTGCGCAGCCGCTATTTGCGCAGCCGCCGGAATCCGGCCAAAAGCGCCGCGCCCAGAAGCAGCCCGTTGACCAGGGTGCGGGCGTCGCCCAGGAATTGGAGATGGCTCATGGCCGTCTCCAGCACAAGGGCGGCGAAAAGCGGGCGCAGGAGGTTGCCCGGACCGCCGATAACGAGGAACAACAGTGCCTTGAGCGAGAGCTCCAGGTTGAACTGCTCGGGGCTTATAAAGCCGGTGTAGTGGCCGTAAAGCAGGCCGGCCGCGGCCGAAAAGGCCCCGCCCAGGCCGAAGGACACGGCCCGCGCCGCCGGCCGGTCGATGCCCAGGCTCGAAGCGGCGAAACGGTCGTCGCGGCAGGCGGCCAGGGCCCGTCCCAGCCGGCTGTCGCGCACGGCCAGGAACACGTAGGCCCCCACGGCCAAAAGCAGGACGAAAAGGAAAAAAGTCACCCGGTCCCCGGCCAGCTCGCCCAGCCCCGGCAGCGCCAGCTTGCGCTCCACCATGAGCCCGGCCGAACCGCCGGTGACGTTTTCGAGGGTGAGCGCCACATTGATGCACACGAGCGACACGCACAGCGTGGCCATGGCCAGAAACCCTTTGCCGAGGCGTTCCATGGGGCGGCTTATAAGGGCCGCCAGAAGCCCCGTGCCAAGGACCACCGCCGGGGCGATGACAAGCGTCGCCCCGGGATAGCGGGCATGCAGCAGCACCGAGGCATAGGCTCCGATGCCGGCGAAAGCCCCCTGGGCCAGGGAAATCTGGCCGCCGAGGCCGAGGCAGAAATTGAGCGCCAGGACGTTTGCCGCCAGAAACATGTGCTGGTTGACGCCGATGAGCTGGTAGCCCGGGGTGAAAAGGCCCACCGCGAGCAACGCCCCGAAAAAAAACGCCAGCGAGATCTTGCGGGAAACGGCTACGGCGGTCACGGGCGTTCGGCCTCGGTCTCGCCCGGGGCGAGGACGAGCAGGACGATGATGAGGGCGTAGGTGGCGATTTCCTTGAGTTCCCCGGAAAGCAGCAGCACCAGCGCCGCCTCGATAAGCCCCAGGGCCAGCCCGCCCAGAAACACCCGGCCAAGCGAAACGTAGCCCCCGATGGTGGCCGCGGCGAACCCCTTGAGCCCAAGTCCGAGCCCCATGTCGTAGCGAAGCCCGGTTTGCGGCCCGACGGCCAAAGCGGCCAGAGCGGCCAGCCCCCCGGCCAGGGCGAAGGACAGGGCATGGCAAAAAACCGGGTTTATGCCCATGAGCCGCGCCGCCACGGCGTTTTGCGAGGTGGCCCGAAGCGCCCGGCCAAGGCGCGTGTATTTGAGGAAAAGCCCGAGCGCCAGCGCGCTGCAAACGGCCAGCACGAGCCCGGTCGCCGTGTCGCGGCCGAGAAAAAGCGGCCCCAGGCGCACATCGGGCAGGGGAAGCAGGCGCGGGGGCATGAGCGGATTTTTGCCCCAGGCCAAAATGGCCACGCCCTGGAACACCAGGCTCGCCGCCACGGTGAGCATGAGCTGCTTAAGCGGCGAGGCGCGAAGCGAAAGCCCGAGCGTGGTGGCGAAAAGCACCCGGCCCAGGGAAAAGCCGGCCACGATGGCGGCCGAGACCGCCAGCAGCGGGGAAAGGTGGACGCAGCCGGCCAGGGTGGCCAGGCACAGTCCGCCGAGAAGCAGCAGTTCGCCCTGGGCGAAGTTGATCAGCCGGCTGGCGCTGTAGATCAGGGAAAAGCCCAGGGCCATAAGACCGTAGACGGCTCCCAAGGCCAGTCCAGAGTTGACGATCTGGGCCAGATACAGGGCGAACACAGGCGACCTCGCCGGGGCAAACGGGTTGGGGCACAAAAAAAGCCGGGAGAACCGCCGCAAAATGCGGTTCTCCCGGCTTGGCGTCAAGAGGAAAGGGCTATTGGCCGCCCATATCGATGCCGAACTCGCCGGGCTGGCTCATGCTCGTGGTGTCGAGCTTGTAGGCGAGCACGATGGTGCGGCGGGCGTAGACGCCTGTGGCGCCCGGCCAGGTGTTGATGCACACCACCAGTTCCTTCTGGCCGTCGTTGTCGATGTCGGCCAGGGCGTAGCCCGTGATGGTGCCCTTGATGCGGCGGGTCTTCCACAAAAGGCTCATGCCCACGCCGTCCCAGTACAGGGAGTGGATTTCACCCTGGGAGAAGGTGCGGAATGTTTCGAAGAACTGGGCGGCAA
The DNA window shown above is from Solidesulfovibrio fructosivorans JJ] and carries:
- a CDS encoding branched-chain amino acid ABC transporter permease; amino-acid sequence: MFALYLAQIVNSGLALGAVYGLMALGFSLIYSASRLINFAQGELLLLGGLCLATLAGCVHLSPLLAVSAAIVAGFSLGRVLFATTLGLSLRASPLKQLMLTVAASLVFQGVAILAWGKNPLMPPRLLPLPDVRLGPLFLGRDTATGLVLAVCSALALGLFLKYTRLGRALRATSQNAVAARLMGINPVFCHALSFALAGGLAALAALAVGPQTGLRYDMGLGLGLKGFAAATIGGYVSLGRVFLGGLALGLIEAALVLLLSGELKEIATYALIIVLLVLAPGETEAERP
- a CDS encoding LysM peptidoglycan-binding domain-containing protein; translation: MARYILFAILPVLLVLSGCAGNKYEKNNDMRANLEPEVWDTTQILKDLKRGRPLTKQEKEALASRGAIQFNLDVADNEEVQMFLQYFSMDKRGTMDKWLTRAQPYLPYVRAVLASYNLPPDLIVLPFIESGYSTMAYSPVGAGGMWQFMPYTARRFGLTVDWWVDERRDPYKSTVAAAKYLSKLYQMFGDWNLALAAYNAGEGKISRVMAASGQCDFFDIAKDPKLLKAETRHYVPKFLAVLKIFQNLQTLGFHKVNWQAGPNLKEVPAPGGTDLAALAQACGLSWDQFREYNPGFRRMVSPPDATVNVYVPVAKEPIALAYLKTPGNYPSSGLQTVTAQAGETWWALARRANMPVAELRQLNPSLPETLPSGQTVRVAASAFSIDNTALAEGPAAACAPKALASAAKPQRHRVNKGESIGSIARKYGVSTKELMAANRMKRAGRLTLGAWLVIPQSASSRSIQTASASHTVQRGETISGIADKYNVDPDALMAANHLRSARDLLAGQKLSIPGGKSSAPAVAAAALPSTTYTVRAGDTLSGISRRFNVDSRQLAAANNLSSSVVRIGQSLTIPGSGQRPRTFAARDPEPTKKNLWAPKAQAQAEKHPAAAKTPPTPQKRQAAKSVNYKVSPGETVWGIAKKFNVEPSSLMAWNNMKSPSALQAGSQITIRKD
- a CDS encoding ABC transporter substrate-binding protein, whose protein sequence is MAKILMLLAALLLVPAVAAAQQAGQSPAPAATAQPAEQHPAPTGDPIVIGGLFAQSGPAAVVGTPSKLVAEMTVKQINAMGGILGRPLKLIAYDTESSPDVALREARKLVEGDHVLAIVGPTSTGEGLAVKKYTEEKHVPVIMTVGGDAVIAGGKFGPYDWTFKAPQRTATAVAKIYEYLKGKNISKIAVMSSKDAFGQDGLTELKQNASKFGIDIIASETFDPKGTDFSAQAFKLQAAKPQAVVVWTIGPAGAIAAKNFASLPGERPLLVECHGQPGPNYLKLAGEAAGGTVMPGTKLMAPETLPDEDPQKIVIEAFIKAYNDAGIQEKFPLNTHSGYAYDALTLLRAGLEKAGKADPEALREALENLHHVVGVSGVYNLSSQDHNGLGPDSMIMLIVDSGRFKLAP
- a CDS encoding TrmH family RNA methyltransferase; this translates as MSRHDRNNRFSSAPHSGAAPEPGELLPGRKPVRELLAERPRGIDDVLLRQGLRGPDIDAIVAACREARVRFRFVAAADLDRLCPGNHQGVVARLAAGELTSLDDVLAATRAAPLPVAVALDRVQDPGNVGTLARTLFALGGGGILLPRHEGARLGPGAAKASAGTLARLPVAKVTNLAQALDAAIEAGFSIVGAAGEPEADNALEATADFPLILVLGNEDEGIRQGIRKRCGRLWRIPQARPIDSLNVAQAGAIILGRLAALRR
- a CDS encoding RluA family pseudouridine synthase; amino-acid sequence: MKTPVQNFTVAEAEGGQKLLQYLARRLDGAVPPTALQKFIRTGQVRIDGKRCKPFDRVAAGQIVRMPPYEIKEPRNSPAKTAAPRGHDLDILHEDDEILVIVKPAGLPVHPGSGHPFALTSILRARYPDAPFRPTPAHRLDRDTTGVLLVAKSYRALRAIHEAMTTGTAHKDYLAWVWGEWTLGEANDWVTLRDRLAKEGGPGRERVEPSAGGKDAVCKVRLLGVMDTASLVEVRLETGRTQQIRAQLASRGAPIVGDPKYGGGPPPMRLHAWRVVLPDAAFCAPPDWEAPWLVKRLRRASLATCREEDLGRPSASAPPDAPE
- a CDS encoding branched-chain amino acid ABC transporter permease, translated to MTAVAVSRKISLAFFFGALLAVGLFTPGYQLIGVNQHMFLAANVLALNFCLGLGGQISLAQGAFAGIGAYASVLLHARYPGATLVIAPAVVLGTGLLAALISRPMERLGKGFLAMATLCVSLVCINVALTLENVTGGSAGLMVERKLALPGLGELAGDRVTFFLFVLLLAVGAYVFLAVRDSRLGRALAACRDDRFAASSLGIDRPAARAVSFGLGGAFSAAAGLLYGHYTGFISPEQFNLELSLKALLFLVIGGPGNLLRPLFAALVLETAMSHLQFLGDARTLVNGLLLGAALLAGFRRLRK